A genome region from uncultured Roseibium sp. includes the following:
- a CDS encoding Trm112 family protein, with the protein MNEQTERKVDRKLLELLVCPVTKTTLEYDEANQELISRAARLAYPIRNGIPIMLAEEARSLEG; encoded by the coding sequence ATGAACGAACAGACGGAACGCAAGGTCGACCGCAAGCTTCTGGAACTGCTGGTCTGCCCGGTCACGAAAACCACGCTTGAATACGACGAGGCAAACCAGGAACTGATTTCCCGGGCCGCGAGGCTCGCCTACCCGATCCGCAACGGCATTCCGATCATGCTGGCGGAGGAAGCCAGGTCCCTGGAGGGGTAA
- a CDS encoding shikimate dehydrogenase: MNGNPHVSEGLKLGLIGDNIAHSRSPLLHRLAGAQNEIEVCYDRLVPNELGLDFEQVFELCSRENYRGVNVTYPYKERVAELVRIDDPLVRAIGAVNTVIFEGDTPLGHNTDYSGFMAAYRLRRGSKATGPVLMIGTGGVGRAVAFGLVALGAPELRLMDRDPSKAEVLAKALEAVAPDMKVSIWIDAEKAANGTMGLINCTPVGMVGYEGTPLKRAFMQSAEWAFDAVYTPVDTQFLQDASISGLSIISGWELFFFQGVHAWKKFSNLPVDETALRVALTDMGETA; the protein is encoded by the coding sequence ATGAATGGCAATCCGCACGTTTCCGAGGGACTGAAACTCGGTTTGATCGGCGACAACATCGCGCACTCAAGGTCTCCGCTGTTGCACCGGCTGGCCGGAGCTCAGAATGAGATTGAAGTTTGTTATGACCGGCTCGTGCCGAACGAGCTTGGCCTGGACTTCGAACAGGTTTTCGAGCTCTGCAGCCGCGAGAACTATCGGGGTGTCAATGTCACCTATCCTTACAAGGAACGTGTGGCAGAACTCGTGAGGATCGATGACCCGTTGGTTCGGGCCATCGGTGCGGTCAACACGGTGATTTTTGAGGGCGACACGCCGCTTGGCCATAATACCGACTATTCCGGTTTCATGGCGGCCTACCGTTTGCGTCGCGGATCCAAGGCAACCGGGCCTGTCCTGATGATCGGAACGGGGGGTGTCGGCCGGGCGGTCGCCTTCGGGCTGGTTGCCCTCGGCGCCCCCGAGTTGAGATTGATGGACCGAGATCCCTCCAAGGCTGAAGTTCTTGCCAAGGCACTGGAAGCGGTTGCCCCGGACATGAAGGTCTCGATCTGGATCGATGCGGAGAAAGCGGCAAACGGTACGATGGGACTGATTAACTGCACTCCGGTCGGGATGGTCGGATATGAGGGAACGCCCTTGAAACGCGCCTTCATGCAAAGTGCCGAATGGGCATTTGATGCTGTCTATACGCCCGTTGACACGCAGTTTCTGCAGGATGCTTCGATATCCGGTCTCTCGATCATCTCCGGCTGGGAACTCTTCTTCTTTCAAGGTGTTCATGCCTGGAAGAAATTCTCGAATCTTCCGGTCGATGAAACAGCACTTCGGGTCGCACTGACCGATATGGGAGAAACCGCATGA
- a CDS encoding tripartite tricarboxylate transporter TctB family protein produces the protein MKIHDTFIGALLFALGLWVLVTAWGYPQMQGQSIGPGTFPSVLGVLFMTGGICLAVTGLRAQGTKLIRLDPGWRHPVRLTAALIATVGVIVFSLVFETVGFPIGGFVILSTLFFFSGYRGQTWILVSAIFVLTVHVLMTRLLYVPLPAGLLKGIL, from the coding sequence ATGAAGATTCATGACACCTTCATAGGAGCGCTTCTGTTCGCCTTGGGACTCTGGGTTCTGGTGACGGCCTGGGGCTATCCGCAAATGCAGGGCCAAAGCATCGGACCGGGTACCTTTCCCAGCGTGCTTGGCGTCCTGTTCATGACGGGTGGTATCTGCCTGGCGGTCACAGGACTGAGGGCCCAGGGAACGAAGCTGATCCGCCTGGATCCGGGCTGGCGTCACCCGGTCCGCCTGACCGCGGCACTGATCGCCACTGTTGGTGTCATCGTCTTCTCGCTCGTGTTCGAGACCGTTGGCTTTCCGATTGGCGGGTTCGTAATCCTCTCGACCTTGTTCTTCTTTTCCGGCTACAGGGGGCAGACCTGGATTCTGGTGTCAGCGATCTTTGTGCTGACGGTGCATGTGCTGATGACGCGCCTGCTCTACGTCCCCCTGCCTGCCGGACTTCTGAAAGGCATTTTGTGA
- a CDS encoding isocitrate lyase/PEP mutase family protein codes for MTAETTAKTAPSLMGGPARLKNLLTKGMLVAAPGAPDCLTARMVEQAGFPAVYMTGLGATAMRLGQPDLGLMTQTEMADHARAMVRAVPVPVIADADTGYGGPLNVRRTVEEYAQAGVAALHLEDQESPKRCGQLAGVRLVSAREAELRIAAAVSARREAGADMLLIGRTDALQPEGLGSALDRVRRYRDLGADLAFVDGVKTRKEAEGIARGLEGPKVISLVDGTDAASLSRSELTEMGFSIVLYAVTTLFAAGAAIREALAHLSRAGTPDGLPNQMTYAEFCETVDLSRFQTFAHEHEAETLH; via the coding sequence ATGACTGCCGAAACGACCGCAAAGACGGCGCCGTCGCTCATGGGCGGCCCTGCACGGCTGAAAAACCTGCTGACAAAGGGCATGCTGGTCGCGGCCCCCGGCGCGCCGGATTGCCTGACGGCGCGCATGGTTGAACAGGCCGGGTTTCCGGCGGTCTACATGACGGGCCTGGGAGCAACGGCCATGCGCCTGGGACAGCCCGATCTCGGCCTGATGACCCAGACCGAAATGGCCGATCACGCCCGCGCGATGGTGCGGGCGGTTCCGGTCCCCGTGATCGCAGATGCGGACACGGGCTATGGCGGGCCGCTGAATGTGCGCCGCACGGTTGAGGAATATGCCCAGGCCGGCGTTGCCGCCCTGCATCTGGAAGATCAGGAAAGCCCGAAGCGTTGCGGCCAATTGGCCGGCGTGCGGCTTGTCTCCGCGCGCGAAGCGGAGCTGCGCATCGCCGCCGCCGTTTCCGCGCGCCGGGAAGCGGGCGCGGACATGCTCCTCATCGGCCGCACGGACGCTCTCCAGCCGGAAGGCCTGGGGTCCGCTCTCGACCGGGTCCGCCGCTACCGGGATCTCGGCGCGGACCTCGCCTTCGTCGATGGCGTGAAGACCCGGAAGGAAGCCGAGGGCATTGCCCGCGGACTGGAAGGCCCGAAGGTCATTTCGCTGGTGGACGGCACGGACGCGGCCAGCCTGTCCCGCTCGGAATTGACGGAAATGGGCTTCTCAATCGTGCTTTATGCCGTTACCACGCTCTTTGCCGCAGGTGCGGCCATCCGCGAGGCCCTCGCCCATCTGTCCCGCGCGGGAACACCGGACGGCCTCCCCAACCAGATGACCTATGCCGAGTTTTGCGAAACCGTCGACCTCTCCCGTTTCCAGACGTTCGCTCACGAACATGAGGCAGAAACTCTGCATTGA
- the trxA gene encoding thioredoxin: MNTGNYSVGGQFGGSFGGGMGGSFGGGGSDGGNGGGAGNGTGEAGGELIKEVTTQSFMQDVIEASKTQPVLVDFWAPWCGPCRQLTPVIEAAVTAARGAVKLAKMNIDEHPEVAGQMGIQSIPAVIAFKDGQPVDGFMGAQSESQVKAFIEKLGGAAPVSQADQFLEQAEALLEAKDFGQAAQLFGAAMQAEPDNVRAISGLAQCYLSVNEVERAKQALEMVPAEKQDDAAYLAAKAALELAEQAEALGDLSEFEERIAKDPLDHQARFDLALGLNGNGDRTGAVDQLIEIVRRDREWNEDGARVQLLQFFEAWGPKEPATNYGRRKLSAVLFS; encoded by the coding sequence ATGAACACTGGCAATTATTCCGTGGGCGGCCAATTCGGCGGCAGTTTCGGCGGAGGCATGGGCGGCAGCTTCGGCGGTGGCGGAAGCGATGGTGGCAATGGCGGCGGTGCCGGAAACGGTACTGGAGAAGCCGGCGGCGAACTGATCAAGGAAGTCACCACCCAGAGCTTCATGCAGGACGTGATCGAAGCCTCCAAGACCCAGCCCGTGCTGGTCGACTTCTGGGCGCCGTGGTGTGGCCCGTGCCGCCAGCTGACGCCGGTGATCGAAGCGGCGGTGACGGCGGCCAGGGGCGCGGTCAAGCTTGCCAAGATGAATATTGATGAGCATCCGGAAGTGGCCGGCCAGATGGGTATCCAGTCGATCCCGGCCGTGATTGCCTTCAAGGACGGACAACCGGTTGACGGTTTCATGGGCGCCCAGTCGGAAAGCCAGGTGAAGGCGTTCATAGAGAAGCTCGGCGGGGCGGCCCCGGTCAGCCAGGCAGACCAGTTTCTGGAACAGGCCGAAGCGCTCCTGGAGGCCAAGGATTTCGGGCAGGCGGCACAGCTCTTCGGCGCTGCGATGCAGGCGGAGCCGGACAATGTGCGTGCTATTTCCGGCCTCGCCCAGTGCTATCTGAGCGTCAATGAGGTCGAACGTGCCAAGCAGGCGTTGGAGATGGTGCCGGCCGAAAAACAGGATGATGCCGCTTATCTGGCGGCAAAGGCCGCCCTGGAACTGGCCGAACAGGCGGAAGCGCTCGGCGACCTTTCGGAATTCGAGGAGCGTATTGCCAAGGATCCGCTCGATCATCAGGCCCGTTTCGACCTGGCGCTTGGCCTGAACGGCAACGGCGACAGGACCGGTGCGGTCGATCAGCTCATCGAGATCGTCCGCCGCGACCGCGAATGGAATGAGGATGGCGCCCGCGTGCAGCTGCTGCAGTTTTTCGAGGCCTGGGGCCCCAAGGAACCGGCGACCAACTACGGGCGGCGAAAGCTGTCGGCCGTTCTGTTTTCTTGA
- a CDS encoding LON peptidase substrate-binding domain-containing protein, giving the protein MQAGNAIYETIADLPPVLPVFPLEGALLLPRTQLPLNIFEPRYIDMVDAALAGNRLIGMVQPSPDMIQTDPDFPVLAPVGCVGRLTSFQESGDGRYLITLQGVTRFAIGRELDTITSFRQVECDFAAFAHDLTTGVGEEDVDRHGLLKVLRDYLDANNLEADWQSVSEAETEVLVNALCMMCPYGAQEKQALLEARDLKTRAETLIAITEMDLAKTNNGGDGGTTLQ; this is encoded by the coding sequence ATGCAGGCGGGAAATGCGATCTATGAAACCATTGCGGATTTGCCGCCGGTCCTGCCCGTGTTTCCGCTGGAAGGTGCGCTGCTCCTGCCGCGTACCCAGCTGCCGCTGAATATCTTCGAGCCGCGTTACATCGATATGGTGGATGCGGCTCTTGCCGGGAACCGGCTGATCGGCATGGTGCAGCCTTCGCCGGACATGATCCAGACGGACCCGGATTTTCCGGTTCTTGCGCCGGTCGGCTGCGTCGGCCGGTTGACGAGTTTTCAGGAATCCGGTGACGGGCGCTACCTCATCACCCTGCAGGGGGTCACCCGTTTCGCCATCGGCCGGGAACTCGACACGATCACATCGTTCCGGCAGGTGGAATGCGACTTTGCCGCTTTTGCCCACGATCTGACAACCGGCGTCGGCGAGGAGGATGTGGACAGACATGGCCTGTTGAAGGTGTTGCGCGACTACCTCGATGCGAACAATCTGGAAGCGGACTGGCAGAGCGTTTCGGAAGCGGAAACGGAAGTGCTCGTCAACGCGCTTTGCATGATGTGCCCTTACGGCGCACAGGAAAAGCAGGCGCTTCTGGAGGCGCGAGACCTGAAGACGCGGGCGGAGACCCTGATCGCGATCACCGAGATGGATCTCGCCAAGACCAATAACGGCGGCGACGGTGGAACGACCCTGCAGTAG
- a CDS encoding GntR family transcriptional regulator: protein MSVRRIAPQQSLAEIAAQQIRNAIVTGAFKLGENISEDRLVAQMGISRTPIRDAMAILSREGLVNVRPKRGSFVFETSLEDLVAICDYRQMLEVQGVRAAIRVDRDGFLATLGEVIAKMETALAQADIMEYGQLDSAFHQAAFDHCGNSYLRSAYGLAAGRIAALRANITAPYEARREESMEEHRRMLDMLAGGNLAAYDAALTVHVQRTAEVYQKALAEGHLGPDKTTSVKVSR, encoded by the coding sequence ATGAGTGTGCGCAGGATCGCACCGCAACAGTCGCTCGCGGAGATTGCGGCGCAGCAGATACGCAATGCTATCGTGACCGGTGCGTTCAAGCTTGGGGAGAACATCTCCGAAGACCGGCTCGTCGCACAGATGGGGATCTCCCGTACCCCGATCCGCGATGCGATGGCGATCCTCTCCCGGGAAGGGTTGGTGAATGTGCGGCCCAAGCGTGGCTCTTTTGTCTTCGAAACCTCGCTGGAGGATCTTGTCGCCATCTGCGACTACCGGCAGATGCTGGAGGTGCAGGGGGTTCGGGCGGCGATCAGGGTCGACCGCGACGGCTTTCTCGCGACCCTGGGCGAAGTGATCGCGAAGATGGAAACCGCTCTCGCCCAGGCCGACATCATGGAATACGGCCAACTGGACAGCGCCTTTCATCAGGCGGCCTTCGATCACTGCGGCAACTCCTATCTGCGCAGTGCCTACGGGCTGGCGGCGGGGCGCATTGCCGCCCTGCGCGCCAACATCACCGCTCCTTACGAGGCCCGGCGGGAGGAATCCATGGAGGAGCACCGGCGTATGCTGGACATGCTCGCGGGCGGGAACCTTGCGGCCTATGACGCCGCGCTGACCGTGCACGTTCAACGCACGGCCGAGGTCTATCAGAAGGCGCTGGCCGAAGGCCATCTCGGGCCGGACAAGACGACATCGGTAAAGGTATCAAGATGA
- a CDS encoding TIM barrel protein, whose product MKTAIATVSISGDLAEKLAAIAAAGFDGVEIFENDLLTFDASPREVGQMVRDHGLEISLFQPFRDFEGMPEPQRARAFERAERKFDLMGDLGTDLVLICSNVSPLSLGGIDRAADDFRELGERAAKHGIRVGYEALAWGRHVSDHRDAWEIVRRADHANVGLILDSFHTLAKKIDPETIRSIPGDRIFFVQLADAPKIDMDLLYWSRHFRNMPGEGDLDVTGFMRAVAATGYDGVISLEIFNDQFRGGSAKPISVDGHRALVYLMDKVKRQEPGIRIDVPDMPDRIAVSGIEFVEFAASEQEAADLGALLHTLGFARVGRHVSKKVDLWRQGEINIVLNTEQAGFAHSSYVTHGTNVCDIGLKVADAKATVERARALGAEPFEQQVGPAELNIPAIRGLGGGVMHFIDGTSDLSRVWEIEFSPVSDDRKAETADLLRIDHIAETMAFDEMLTWLLFYTSIFKTVKTPMVDVVDPAGLVRSQAIENADGSFRITLNGAENGKTLAGHFLSENFGSAVQHLAFETADIFATADALSVNGFKPLAISPNYYDDLDARFGLEDAFLDRLKSHGVLYDRDDKGGEYFQLYSPFFGEGFFFEIVERRSGYSGYGAANAQFRIAAQKRHLRAKGMPRG is encoded by the coding sequence ATGAAAACCGCGATCGCCACCGTCTCGATTTCAGGTGATCTGGCTGAAAAGCTGGCAGCCATTGCGGCAGCCGGGTTCGACGGAGTGGAGATCTTCGAGAACGATCTGCTGACCTTCGACGCCAGCCCGCGCGAGGTCGGGCAGATGGTGCGCGACCATGGCCTGGAGATCTCGTTGTTCCAGCCGTTCCGTGACTTCGAAGGCATGCCGGAACCTCAGCGTGCGCGCGCCTTTGAACGGGCGGAGCGCAAGTTCGACCTGATGGGCGACCTGGGAACGGATCTTGTGCTGATCTGCTCGAACGTCTCGCCATTGTCGCTCGGCGGTATCGACCGGGCGGCCGACGACTTCCGCGAACTGGGCGAGCGGGCGGCGAAGCACGGTATCCGGGTCGGCTACGAGGCGCTGGCCTGGGGGCGGCACGTCAGCGACCACCGGGATGCGTGGGAAATCGTCCGCAGGGCGGACCACGCAAACGTCGGCCTGATCCTCGACAGCTTCCATACGCTGGCGAAAAAGATCGATCCGGAGACGATCCGCTCCATCCCCGGCGACCGGATCTTCTTCGTCCAGCTCGCCGATGCGCCGAAGATCGACATGGACCTGCTCTACTGGAGCCGTCACTTCCGCAACATGCCCGGCGAGGGCGATCTGGATGTCACCGGCTTCATGCGCGCAGTCGCCGCCACCGGTTATGACGGGGTGATCTCGCTGGAGATTTTCAATGACCAGTTCCGAGGCGGGTCGGCCAAGCCGATCTCCGTCGACGGCCACCGCGCGCTGGTCTACCTGATGGATAAGGTGAAGCGGCAGGAGCCGGGTATCCGGATCGACGTTCCGGACATGCCGGACCGGATCGCGGTCTCGGGCATCGAGTTCGTGGAATTCGCCGCAAGCGAACAGGAGGCGGCCGATCTCGGCGCCCTGCTGCACACGCTCGGCTTTGCCCGCGTCGGTCGGCATGTGTCGAAGAAGGTCGATCTTTGGCGGCAGGGCGAGATCAACATCGTTCTCAATACCGAACAGGCGGGCTTTGCCCATTCCTCTTATGTCACCCATGGCACCAATGTCTGCGACATCGGCCTGAAGGTCGCAGATGCGAAAGCCACCGTGGAACGGGCGCGGGCGCTCGGCGCTGAACCGTTCGAGCAGCAGGTGGGGCCGGCGGAACTGAACATCCCGGCGATCCGGGGCCTCGGTGGCGGGGTGATGCATTTCATCGACGGCACCAGCGATCTCTCCCGTGTGTGGGAGATCGAGTTTTCCCCCGTCTCCGACGACCGGAAGGCGGAGACGGCCGATCTTTTACGCATCGACCATATCGCCGAGACCATGGCCTTCGACGAGATGCTGACCTGGCTGCTGTTCTACACGTCCATCTTCAAGACGGTGAAGACGCCGATGGTGGACGTGGTCGATCCGGCCGGCCTGGTGCGCAGTCAGGCGATCGAGAACGCCGACGGCAGCTTTCGGATCACGCTCAACGGTGCGGAGAACGGCAAGACACTCGCCGGCCACTTTCTGTCGGAGAATTTCGGCTCGGCCGTGCAGCATCTGGCCTTCGAGACCGCCGACATCTTCGCCACGGCCGATGCCTTGTCCGTCAACGGCTTCAAGCCGCTCGCGATCTCTCCCAACTACTATGACGATCTCGATGCCCGATTCGGGCTGGAGGATGCCTTCCTCGACCGGCTGAAAAGCCACGGTGTCCTTTACGACCGGGACGACAAGGGCGGGGAATATTTCCAGCTTTACAGCCCGTTCTTCGGCGAGGGTTTCTTTTTCGAGATCGTGGAACGTCGTAGCGGCTATTCCGGTTACGGCGCAGCCAACGCCCAGTTCCGCATCGCCGCCCAGAAACGCCATCTCAGGGCAAAGGGAATGCCGAGGGGGTAA
- a CDS encoding tripartite tricarboxylate transporter permease, with protein MVFQHLSAAFDLILTWNMFIVLLSSALFGLFVGAVPGLSATMATAMLVPLTFFMDPVPAIAAIVTTAAMAIFASDIPAALIRIPGTAASAAYVEDLSALTRAGRVGRALGIPVTSSAIGGIFGSLILMFAAPQLALVSLNFTSFEYFWLALLGLSAAVMLGSASILKSLISLGLGLMIACVGMDTTSGLPRFTFGLTSLLDGVAFVPALIGMFAIPELIRTFVHRDTVPKAAVIGNPLKMFEGLGGVLWRHKTNLVRSSTIGTIIGILPGAGSDIAAWISYAVSKKFSKNPAAYGHGSEEGLVDACAANNSALSGAYVPAMVFGIPGDSITAIVIGVLYVKGLNPGPMVFLTSGDTIAAIFLTFLLANILIVPLGLLAIGLASQVLRVPKLVLAPLILGFCIVGSYSINASASGVIIMVVLGLLAYLMEENGFPVAPTILGIVMGLLVERNLITSLIKSDGSMAGFFERPIAAGLALLVAVVWVVPALLWLGRRLKTSGETQV; from the coding sequence ATGGTCTTTCAGCACCTTTCCGCCGCATTCGATCTCATTCTGACCTGGAACATGTTCATCGTCCTGTTGTCGAGCGCCCTGTTCGGCCTGTTTGTCGGTGCGGTCCCCGGTCTTTCGGCCACCATGGCGACAGCCATGCTGGTCCCGCTGACCTTCTTCATGGATCCGGTCCCGGCCATCGCCGCTATCGTGACCACCGCAGCCATGGCGATCTTCGCCTCCGATATTCCCGCCGCCCTCATCCGCATTCCCGGAACGGCGGCATCGGCGGCCTATGTGGAAGACCTGAGCGCCCTGACACGGGCCGGCAGGGTGGGCCGCGCGCTCGGCATCCCCGTTACCTCCTCGGCGATCGGCGGCATCTTCGGATCCCTGATCCTGATGTTCGCCGCACCACAGCTGGCGCTGGTTTCCCTGAATTTCACCTCGTTCGAATATTTCTGGCTCGCGCTTCTGGGGCTGTCGGCTGCGGTCATGCTTGGGTCGGCCTCGATCCTGAAGAGCCTGATCTCCCTCGGTCTTGGCCTCATGATCGCCTGCGTGGGCATGGACACGACCTCGGGCCTGCCCCGTTTTACTTTCGGCCTGACCTCCCTGCTGGACGGGGTCGCCTTCGTTCCCGCTCTGATCGGCATGTTCGCCATTCCCGAACTGATCCGCACCTTCGTCCACCGCGACACGGTTCCAAAGGCCGCTGTCATCGGCAACCCGCTCAAGATGTTCGAGGGCCTTGGCGGTGTGCTGTGGCGGCACAAGACGAATCTGGTTCGCAGCTCCACCATCGGAACGATCATCGGAATTCTACCCGGCGCAGGGTCCGATATCGCGGCCTGGATCTCTTACGCTGTTTCCAAGAAATTCTCGAAAAATCCCGCCGCCTACGGCCATGGCAGCGAGGAAGGGCTTGTGGATGCCTGCGCAGCCAACAATTCGGCGCTGTCGGGCGCCTACGTTCCGGCCATGGTGTTCGGCATTCCCGGCGACAGCATCACCGCCATCGTAATCGGCGTGCTCTACGTCAAGGGCCTCAATCCCGGACCGATGGTCTTTCTGACCAGCGGCGACACCATCGCGGCGATCTTCCTGACGTTTCTGCTGGCAAACATCCTCATCGTCCCGCTCGGCCTTTTGGCCATCGGCCTTGCCTCACAGGTTCTGCGCGTGCCGAAACTGGTGCTTGCGCCGTTGATCCTCGGCTTCTGCATCGTCGGCTCCTATTCGATCAATGCCAGCGCTTCCGGCGTCATCATCATGGTGGTGCTGGGTCTTCTTGCCTATCTGATGGAGGAAAACGGCTTTCCCGTCGCGCCGACCATCCTCGGTATCGTGATGGGGCTGCTTGTGGAGCGCAACCTGATCACCTCCCTGATCAAGTCGGATGGCTCCATGGCGGGTTTCTTCGAACGGCCCATTGCAGCCGGACTTGCCCTGCTGGTTGCGGTAGTCTGGGTCGTACCCGCCCTGCTCTGGCTGGGGCGGCGTTTGAAGACATCAGGGGAGACGCAGGTATGA
- a CDS encoding prolyl-tRNA synthetase associated domain-containing protein produces MPASRDDLMEFFDSLGIKVSTVDHEPVFTVAESGDLHDRIAGGHTKNLFLKDKKGRLFLVVALHDATIDLKKIHQLIGAQGRVSFGNADLLMEVLGVTPGSVTPFTLINDREAQRVTPVFDAAMMQHDILNFHPLSNDATTTISREDLLVFAKGCGHEPQVLAVSEEAQSAGL; encoded by the coding sequence ATGCCTGCCAGCCGCGACGACCTGATGGAATTTTTCGACAGCCTCGGGATCAAGGTTTCCACCGTGGACCATGAGCCGGTCTTTACGGTGGCGGAATCCGGCGATCTGCATGACCGGATCGCCGGCGGGCACACCAAGAACCTGTTTCTGAAAGACAAGAAGGGCCGGCTGTTTCTGGTGGTCGCCCTGCATGATGCGACTATCGACTTGAAGAAGATCCATCAGCTGATCGGTGCGCAGGGGCGGGTCTCCTTCGGCAATGCGGATCTGCTGATGGAGGTGCTGGGTGTCACACCGGGGTCGGTGACACCCTTTACCCTGATCAACGACCGGGAGGCGCAGCGGGTCACGCCGGTCTTCGACGCGGCGATGATGCAGCATGACATTCTGAATTTTCATCCCCTGTCCAATGACGCGACGACGACAATCTCCCGCGAGGATCTGCTGGTTTTCGCAAAGGGCTGCGGCCACGAACCGCAGGTGCTGGCGGTCAGCGAAGAAGCGCAATCGGCAGGTTTGTAA
- a CDS encoding tripartite tricarboxylate transporter substrate binding protein, with the protein MKLNRRTILSLATAIMVGAAAPATAQDWPNGPVTLIVPWSAGGGTDATARMIGSLLEKKLGVPVPVVNRTGGSGVIGHTAIADAAPDGQTIGVATLEIGSMHSLGLTDLTYKAYTPIGLYNSDPAAIFVRADSGYDDMPALLAALENAQDREFKASGSAQGGVNHLALAGMLLASGLPVKRVAWVPSEGAAPGLQDLAAGGVQIATASLPEAAALMSAGLIKPLAVFADSRLEAAPDLPTFTEATGHSFALGSWRGIVAPAGLPDDIAAKLVTAVGEVVHDPEYLSFMKNRGYATQWTPAGEFESFMETSDKALAQSLKAVGLAKQ; encoded by the coding sequence ATGAAACTGAACAGACGGACTATCCTTTCACTGGCCACAGCCATCATGGTCGGCGCGGCAGCTCCGGCCACCGCGCAGGACTGGCCGAACGGTCCTGTCACCCTGATCGTGCCGTGGAGCGCGGGTGGCGGCACGGATGCCACCGCCCGCATGATCGGCTCTCTTCTGGAGAAAAAGCTCGGCGTGCCGGTTCCGGTCGTCAACCGCACGGGGGGATCCGGGGTCATCGGCCATACGGCCATCGCGGATGCCGCGCCCGACGGCCAGACCATCGGCGTTGCAACCCTCGAAATCGGCTCCATGCACAGCCTTGGCCTGACCGATCTGACCTACAAGGCCTACACGCCCATCGGACTTTATAATTCCGACCCTGCCGCGATCTTCGTGCGGGCCGACTCCGGGTATGACGATATGCCGGCGCTTCTGGCGGCTCTCGAAAACGCCCAGGACCGGGAGTTCAAGGCGTCCGGATCAGCCCAGGGCGGTGTGAACCATCTGGCGCTGGCCGGGATGCTGCTGGCGTCCGGCCTGCCTGTCAAGCGGGTCGCCTGGGTGCCGTCCGAAGGAGCCGCTCCGGGTCTGCAGGACCTGGCTGCCGGCGGTGTGCAGATTGCTACCGCCTCCCTGCCGGAGGCCGCGGCGCTTATGTCCGCCGGCCTGATCAAGCCCCTGGCGGTCTTCGCCGATAGCCGGCTTGAGGCCGCGCCGGATCTGCCGACCTTTACGGAAGCAACCGGCCATTCCTTCGCTCTCGGCTCCTGGCGCGGCATTGTCGCACCTGCCGGTCTGCCCGACGACATTGCCGCCAAACTGGTGACGGCTGTTGGAGAGGTCGTACACGACCCGGAATATCTGTCCTTCATGAAGAACCGCGGCTACGCCACCCAGTGGACTCCTGCCGGTGAGTTCGAGAGTTTCATGGAGACTTCGGACAAGGCCCTGGCACAAAGCCTGAAAGCCGTCGGCCTGGCAAAGCAGTAA